A window of the Anoplopoma fimbria isolate UVic2021 breed Golden Eagle Sablefish chromosome 17, Afim_UVic_2022, whole genome shotgun sequence genome harbors these coding sequences:
- the aurka gene encoding aurora kinase A: protein MDSSARLKLTKDMKLQRPEVKLNGDGPKRIPVQHQSQVAVVTPTPHQRVLGVSNGPQRIQRPMTHQKPASHVSVAVKSTRPTDQNVNPATQNGNRAPQPKRISQQSQPKTNVPKVNLEPAKPPSEPAKLEKPQSKPAKNDSNDSASNRRWSLENFDIGRPLGKGKFGNVYLARERQSKFILALKVLFKKQLEKAGVEHQLRREVEIQSHLRHPNILRLYGYFHDSSRVYLILEFAPKGELYSELQRCGCFPEARSATYIMELADALNYCHTKKVIHRDIKPENLLLGANGELKIADFGWSVHTPSSRRSTLCGTLDYLPPEMIEGKTHDEKVDLWSLGVLCYEFLVGKPPFETKSHEETYRKISRVEYTYPSQANISAGAKDLVARLLKHNPMHRLPIQGVLTHPWVVESATKKPTTLTQEELSQ, encoded by the exons ATGGACTCCTCTGCAAGGCTCAAGCTGACTAAGGACATGAAGCTTCAAAGGCCTGAAGTGAAG TTGAACGGTGACGGGCCAAAGCGGATTCCTGTCCAACATCAGTCACAGGTTGCTGTAGTTACACCAACTCCGCATCAGCGGGTTCTAGGTGTGTCAAATGGACCTCAGCGCATTCAGCGGCCTATGACTCACCAGAAACCAGCATCTCACGTCTCGGTTGCTGTCAAGTCCACTCGCCCCACTGATCAGAATGTGAACCCTGCTACTCAGAATGGAAACCGTGCACCGCAGCCCAAACGTATTTCTCAACAAAGTCAACCAAAGACAAATGTGCCCAAGGTGAACCTGGAGCCGGCCAAACCGCCATCAGAACCGGCAAAGCTGGAGAAGCCACAGA gCAAACCTGCAAAGAATGATTCAAACGACTCTGCATCTAA CAGGCGGTGGAGCCTGGAGAATTTTGACATTGGCCGTCCCTTAGGAAAGGGTAAATTTGGCAATGTCTACCTGGCCAGAGAGCGACAGAGTAAGTTCATCTTGGCCCTGAAGGTGCTCTTCAAGAAGCAGCTGGAGAAGGCGGGAGTGGAGCACCAGCTGAGGAGGGAAGTGGAGATCCAGTCTCACCTCAG GCACCCCAATATCCTGCGCCTCTACGGTTACTTCCATGACTCGTCGCGTGTCTATCTCATCCTGGAGTTTGCACCCAAGGGTGAACTGTACAGCGAGCTGCAGCGCTGTGGCTGTTTTCCAGAGGCCAGAAGTGCCACA TACATCATGGAGCTGGCAGATGCACTCAACTATTGCCACACCAAGAAGGTGATCCACAGGGACATAAAACCAGAGAACCTGTTACTGGGGGCCAACGGGGAACTAAAGATTGCAGACTTTGGCTGGTCCGTTCACACTCCCTCCTCCAG GAGATCTACGCTCTGTGGCACGCTGGACTACTTGCCCCCGGAGATGATTGAGGGGAAAACTCATGATGAAAAGGTGGATCTGTGGAGTCTGGGCGTCCTTTGCTACGAGTTCCTGGTTGGAAAACCCCCctttgaaacaaaaagtcaCGAGGAGACCTACCGCAAGATATCAAGG GTGGAGTACACTTACCCCTCACAGGCCAATATCAGTGCTGGAGCCAAAGACTTGGTTGCTAGGCTGCTGAAGCACAACCCAATGCACAGACTGCCCATCCAGGGAGTCCTGACCCACCCATGGGTGGTCGAGAGCGCCACCAAGAAACCCACAACCCTGACCCAGGAAGAGCTCAGCCAGTGA